From Alteromonas sp. BL110:
TTCGCGTCACTACTTTACCTTTATGTCGAAGTAGGCATTCAAGCAATTGGAATTCCTTTGATTGAAGGTCAATTTCTTGATCGCCACGAAGTACTTTGCGGTTAACCAAATCTAGCGTGAGGTCGCCAACTTTTATCAGCGTTTTGTCGTCGCCTTCTTTATTGCGACCAGCCAGACCTTCAACGCGAGCAAGCAGTTCCTCAAAGGCGAAGGGTTTAGTTAGATAGTCGTTAGCGCCGGTGCGAAGGCCTTTGACCTTATCTTCAACTTGGCTCTTGGCGCTCAGTAATAAAACAGGGGTCTTGTTACCTTCTTCGCGTAGCTTCTCAAGCACAGTGAAACCGTCGAGTTCGGGTAACATTACATCTAGAATTACCGCATCTAATTCGTTACTGGCGGCTTGTTGGTAGCCTGATGTTCCATCACCTACAGTAATACATTCATGCCCTTCACCCAATAGTCCATTTGCAATATGCGAGGC
This genomic window contains:
- a CDS encoding response regulator transcription factor; this encodes MKVLLVEDDPKVASHIANGLLGEGHECITVGDGTSGYQQAASNELDAVILDVMLPELDGFTVLEKLREEGNKTPVLLLSAKSQVEDKVKGLRTGANDYLTKPFAFEELLARVEGLAGRNKEGDDKTLIKVGDLTLDLVNRKVLRGDQEIDLQSKEFQLLECLLRHKGKVVTRSMLLEQVWNYHFDPQTNVIDVHISRLRQKVDKAFNVPLIETVRGTGYRIADGLA